In the genome of Ananas comosus cultivar F153 linkage group 11, ASM154086v1, whole genome shotgun sequence, one region contains:
- the LOC109717689 gene encoding tyrosine--tRNA ligase 1, cytoplasmic-like codes for MAEEEQQPIPAADSSASPSLDVGSLSLDPPLPPPSSAPSSSSAPGLSLQERFALVRSVGEECIQEDELLNLLAKKPNPVCYDGFEPSGRMHIAQGVMKALNVNKLTSAGCTVKIWIADWFAQLNNKMGGDLKKIRNIGRYLIEIWRAVGMNLDNVVFLWSSDEINSRAHEYWPLVMDIARRNTLPRIIRCSQIMGRSEQDELTAAQIFYPCMQCADIFFLKADICQLGMDQRKVNVLAREYCDDIKRKNKPIILSHHMLPGLQQGQEKMSKSDPSSSIYMEDEEADVNVKIKKAYCPPKVVEGNPCLEYIKYIVFPWFGSFEVVRQEDNGGNKTFASVEELIADYESGALHPADVKPALAKAINQILQPVRDHFKNNSEARELLKTVKAYRVSR; via the exons ATGGCGGAAGAGGAGCAGCAGCCGATCCCAGCCGCCGATTCCTCCGCCTCCCCTTCCCTCGACGTCGGATCCCTCTCCCTCGAtccccctcttcctcctccctcttccgctccgtcgtcctcctccgcccctGG GTTAAGCTTGCAGGAGAGATTCGCGCTGGTGCGGAGCGTGGGAGAGGAGTGCATCCAAGAGGACGAGCTTTTGAATCTGCTGGCGAAGAAGCCGAATCCGGTGTGCTACGACGGCTTCGAGCCCTCCGGAAGGATGCACATCGCTCAG GGTGTTATGAAGGCCTTAAATGTCAACAAGCTGACATCAGCTGGTTGCACGGTTAAAATATGGATAGCCGACTGGTTTGCACAGTTAAACAACAAAATGGGCGGCGATTTGAAGAAAATACGGAACATAGGTCGTTATCTCATTGAGATTTGGAGAGCTGTTGGTATGAACCTTGATAATGTTGTGTTCTTGTGGTCATCTGATGAAATAAATAGCCGAGCACATGAGTACTGGCCCCTTGTCATGGATATAGCCCGAAGAAACACACTGCCGCGGATAATAAG GTGTAGCCAGATCATGGGTCGAAGTGAACAAGATGAATTGACTGCAGCGCAGATCTTTTATCCTTGCATGCAGTGTGCTGACATATTTTTCTTGAAG GCTGACATTTGCCAGTTAGGGATGGATCAGCGGAAGGTTAATGTGTTAGCAAGAGAGTACTGTGATGAtattaaaaggaaaaataagCCCATCATTTTGTCGCACC ACATGTTACCTGGGTTACAGCAGGGACAAGAGAAAATGTCAAAAAGTGATCCATCTTCTTCCATCTACATGGAGGATGAGGAG GCTGATGTGAATGTGAAAATAAAGAAAGCTTACTGCCCTCCAAAGGTTGTAGAAGGAAATCCTTGTCTGGAATATATCAAATACATTGTCTTCCCATGGTTTGGTAGTTTTGAGGTGGTCAGACAAGAAGACAATGGTGGTAACAA AACATTCGCCAGCGTTGAAGAATTGATTGCAGATTATGAAAGTGGTGCATTGCATCCAGCTGATGTGAAGCCTGCCCTTGCAAAGGCTATAAATCAGATATTGCAG CCTGTGCGCGACCACTTCAAGAACAACAGCGAGGCAAGAGAACTACTAAAGACCGTGAAG GCCTACAGAGTTAGCAGGTGA